Proteins encoded in a region of the Zea mays cultivar B73 chromosome 2, Zm-B73-REFERENCE-NAM-5.0, whole genome shotgun sequence genome:
- the LOC100278189 gene encoding Large ribosomal RNA subunit accumulation protein YCED homolog 2, chloroplastic-like, with translation MARACNHALRLLPNSIATQLACSGGSTRCRNLSVHAQLSTQDDAYTTEPPLKKAQVTQSLRRTRRRAPGGARQSLISVGTSCGGGDQWSSDIALTLRQLRLDDLVEDGQRDADVLVHLLVQQHTQFGMSIKGRVLTSFRKICDSCSLPYCTNIDEHFNLTVLSSTRRDQSGLPDLGDTDPSVIYVRPGDEVDLDSVIQETVRLTASTKSSCSETCEKSTVVWQYGGSQKKKTSSQRWSKLLDLKKTLDKAPK, from the exons ATGGCGAGAGCTTGCAACCACGCGCTGAGACTGCTGCCCAATTCCATCGCCACGCAGCTGGCATGCAGCGGAGGCAGCACCAGATGCAGAAACCTCAGCGTCCACGCGCAGCTTTCCACCCAAGACGATGCTTACACGACCGAGCCGCCACTGAAGAAAGCGCAAGTCACACAG AGCCTCCGGAGGACCCGCCGGAGGGCACCCGGCGGCGCGCGGCAGAGCCTGATCTCCGTCGGGACGTCGTGCGGCGGAGGTGATCAGTGGAGCAGCGACATCGCACTGACGTTGCGGCAGCTGCGACTAGACGACCTGGTCGAAGACGGGCAGAGGGACGCTGATGTGCTCGTGCACCTTCTTGTCCAGCAG CATACTCAGTTTGGGATGTCGATCAAAGGGCGAGTCCTGACATCCTTCAGAAAGATATGCGATTCCTGCTCCTTGCCCTACTGCACAAAC ATCGATGAGCACTTCAATCTCACGGTGCTGTCTTCAACCAGGCGAGACCAGAGTGGACTGCCTGATCTCGGTGACACTGATCCATCG GTCATCTATGTCAGACCAGGAGACGAAGTCGATCTCGACTCGGTAATCCAAGAGACCGTACGATTAACTGCGTCCACGAAG AGTTCATGTTCGGAGACCTGCGAGAAGTCTACAGTTGTATGGCAAT ATGGTGGTAGCCAGAAGAAGAAGACTTCCAGCCAAAGGTGGTCAAAACTTCTTGATCTAAAGAAAACCCTGGATAAAGCGCCTAAGTGA